The Megalobrama amblycephala isolate DHTTF-2021 linkage group LG7, ASM1881202v1, whole genome shotgun sequence genome window below encodes:
- the LOC125271059 gene encoding LOW QUALITY PROTEIN: ubiquitin carboxyl-terminal hydrolase 15-like (The sequence of the model RefSeq protein was modified relative to this genomic sequence to represent the inferred CDS: deleted 1 base in 1 codon), with protein sequence MDSSMQQVRTLLPLSSGLWDEVRAGPGKVAPAEGGEGGLWVVEQGMFVKHCKVEVYLTELKLCEDGNMDNMVTRRFSKADTIDTIEREMRKLFSIPDEKETRLWNKYMSNTFEPLNKPDSTIQDAGLYQGQVLVIEQKNEDGSWPRGSSGARSSGASSLSALPKICPSSLTNNHNSSFSGRNLKNSSYGLPSYPPYSSSYEYSDQGRRSEKAGLCGLSNLGNTCFMNSATQCLSNVPPLTEFFLKDKYQEELNEDNPLGMKGEIAKAYAELIKQLWSGKYSYVTPRPFKTQVGRFAPQFSGYQQQDSHELLAFLLDGLHEDLNRIRKKPYIQLKDADGRPDKVVAEEAWENHIKRNDSIIVDIFHGLFKSTLVCPVCAKISVTFDPFCYLTLPLPMKKERTLEVYLVWLDPLAKPTQYKLTVPKVGCISDLCASLSALSGVPAQKMIVTDIYNHRFHRIFAANENLSSIMERDDIYVFELAVGRQEDTDHVVIPVHLREKYKQSGFNHTSTPLFGQPFLLSVPRTISEDKLYNLLLLRLCRFVRPAAEDEESEETLSPKHHSINGSATNGIMEEGSPSEMETDEPDDESSQDQELPSENDNSQSEDSVGGGDNELENGVLPENCSKGPTLNGQKKRLFTFQFNNMGKTDANFIKGEARQIRFDEDHTRLSDRCYLSLDWEPEMKRKHFNESAAEDFEKHESMEYKPQKKSFYKLKDCIELFTTKEKLGADDPWYCPNCKQHQQATKKLDLWCLPPVLVVHLKRFSYSRYMRDKLDSLVDFPLRDLDMSEFLINPNAGPCRYDLIAVSNHYGGMGGGHYTAYAQNKEDHKWYNFDDSSVSPTGEEQIVSKAAYVLFYQRQDTVKGTGYFALDREAPDETDAPRDDGAAAQSEEEEEDLNDNEQEEELGPHRDVSMNTN encoded by the exons ATGGACTCCAGCATGCAGCAGGTTCGGACACTGCTTCCTCTCTCTTCTGGGCTTTGGGACGAGGTTCGCGCGGGTCCAGGGAAGGTCGCGCCGGCCGAGGGCGGAGAGGGAGGACTCTGG GTGGTGGAGCAGGGCATGTTCGTCAAACACTGTAAGGTGGAAGTCTACCTCACCGAGCTCAAGCTGTGTGAAGACGGAAACATGGACAACATGGTCACCAGACGCTTCAGCAAAGCAGACACTATAG ACACCATCGAGCGAGAGATGCGGAAGCTGTTCAGTATTCCCGACGAGAAGGAGACGCGACTGTGGAACAAGTACATGAGCAACACGTTCGAGCCGCTCAACAAGCCGGACAGCACCATTCAGGACGCCGGGCTCTATCAGGGACAG GTGCTAGTGATCGAACAGAAGAATGAAGACGGCTCGTGGCCTCGCGGCTCTTCTGGCGC AAGGTCATCTGGTGCTTCCTCTCTCTCTGCTTTACCAAAGATCTGCCCTTCATCTCTCACAAACAATCATAACAGCAGCTTCAGCGGCCGCAA CCTGAAGAACTCCAGCTACGGCCTGCCGTCCTACCCTCCGTACAGCAGCAGCTACGAGTACTCGGATCAGGGCCGGCGCTCCGAGAAGGCTGGCCTCTGCGGCCTCTCCAACCTGGGAAACACCTGCTTCATGAACTCGGCCACACAG TGCCTGAGTAACGTCCCTCCTCTGACCGAGTTCTTCCTGAAGGACAAGTACCAGGAGGAGCTGAACGAGGACAATCCTCTGGGAATGAAGGGAGAGATCGCCAAGGCCTACGCCGAGCTCATCAAGCAGCTGTGGTCGGGGAAATACAGCTACGTCACGCCT AGACCCTTCAAG acTCAGGTGGGCCGGTTCGCGCCTCAGTTCTCGGGATACCAGCAGCAGGACTCTCACGAGCTGCTGGCCTTCCTGCTCGACGGCCTTCACGAGGACCTGAACCGCATCCGGAAGAAGCCCTACATCCAGCTGAAGGACGCCGACGGCCGACCCGACAAG GTGGTTGCAGAAGAAGCCTGGGAGAACCACATCAAGAGGAACGACTCCATCATCGTGGACATCTTCCACGGCCTCTTCAAGTCCACGCTGGTCTGTCCCGTGTGCGCCAAGATCTCGGTGACCTTCGACCCCTTCTGCTACCTGACGCTTCCTCTGCCCATGAAGAAGGAGCGGACGCTGGAGGTGTATCTGGTGTGGCTGGACCCTCTGGCCAAACCCACGCAG TACAAACTGACGGTGCCTAAGGTGGGCTGCATCTCGGACCTGTGCGCGTCGCTCTCGGCACTGTCGGGCGTCCCGGCTCAGAAG ATGATCGTCACGGACATTTACAACCACCGCTTTCACCGGATCTTCGCCGCCAACGAGAACCTGAGCAGCATCATGGAGCGGGACGACATCTATGT GTTCGAGCTGGCCGTCGGCCGGCAGGAGGACACGGATCACGTGGTGATTCCCGTTCATCTGCGGGAGAAATACAAGCAGTCGGGCTTCAACCACACCAGCACGCCGCTGTTCGGCCAGCCCTTCCTGCTCAGCGTGCCGCGCACCATCAGCGAGGACAAGCTCTACAACCTGCTCCTGCTGCGCCTCTG TCGCTTCGTCCGGCCGGCCGCTGAGGACGAGGAGTCGGAGGAGACGCTCTCGCCCAAACATCACTCCATCAACGGCAGCGCCACCAATGGTATAATGGAGGAGGGGTCGCCTA GTGAGATGGAGACGGACGAGCCGGACGACGAGTCCAGCCAGGACCAGGAGCTGCCCTCGGAGAACGACAACAGCCAGTCGGAGGACTCGGTGGGCGGCGGGGACAACGAGCTGGAGAACGGCGTCCTGCCGGAGAACTGCAGCAAAGGCCCGACGCTCAACGGCCAGAAGAAGCGCCTCTTCACATTCCAGTTCAACAACATGGGGAAGACTGACGCCAACTTCATCAAGGGAGAGGCGCGGCAGATCCGCTTCGACGAGGACCACACCAGACTCAGCG ATAGATGCTATCTCTCCTTGGACTGGGAGCCAGAAATGAAGAGGAAGCACTTCAATGAATCGGCGGCGGAG GACTTCGAGAAGCACGAGAGTATGGAGTATAAGCCCCAGAAGAAGAGCTTCTACAAGCTGAAGGACTGCATTGAGCTCTTCACCACCAAAGAGAAGCTGGGAGCAGATGACCCGTG gtACTGTCCCAACTGCAAGCAGCACCAGCAGGCCACGAAGAAGCTGGACCTGTGGTGTCTGCCGCCGGTGCTGGTGGTCCATCTCAAGCGCTTCTCCTACAGCCGCTACATGAGGGACAAGCTGGACTCGCTGGTGGACTTCCCGCTGCG GGATCTGGATATGTCGGAGTTCCTCATCAACCCGAACGCGGGGCCCTGCCGCTACGACCTCATCGCTGTGTCCAACCACTACGGAGGCATGGGAGGAGGACACT ATACCGCCTACGCCCAGAACAAGGAGGATCACAAGTGGTACAACTTCGACGACAGCAGCGTGTCTCCAACCGGCGAGGAGCAGATCGTG TCCAAAGCGGCGTACGTGCTCTTCTACCAGCGGCAGGACACGGTCAAAGGCACGGGCTACTTCGCTCTGGACCGCGAGGCTCCGGACGAGACGGACGCTCCGCGGGACGACGGCGCCGCGGCTCAGagcgaggaggaggaggaggatctCAACGACAACGAGCAGGAGGAGGAGCTCGGGCCCCACCGCGACGTGTCCATGAACACCAACTGA